Proteins from one Pseudomonas sp. KBS0710 genomic window:
- a CDS encoding PA4642 family protein encodes MRKDKKQVIGDEIGDDQIKLFLDFEPVDATSPSLHKLIKAYRGLRIDDFERFLGFFKQAGLDLDGKDEHGQTFVELIKDQRNAPEYIELIENARG; translated from the coding sequence ATGCGTAAAGATAAGAAACAGGTGATTGGTGACGAGATCGGCGACGACCAGATCAAGTTGTTCCTGGATTTTGAGCCAGTTGACGCGACTTCACCGTCCCTGCACAAGCTGATCAAGGCCTACCGTGGCCTGCGTATCGACGACTTCGAGCGCTTCCTGGGCTTTTTCAAGCAAGCTGGCCTGGACCTGGATGGCAAGGACGAGCATGGCCAAACCTTCGTCGAGCTGATCAAGGACCAGCGCAACGCACCTGAGTACATCGAGCTGATCGAAAACGCTCGCGGCTGA
- the mqo gene encoding malate dehydrogenase (quinone), giving the protein MAHNEAVDVVLVGAGIMSATLAVLLKELDPGLKLEVVELMDSGAAESSNPWNNAGTGHAGLCELNYTPQAADGSIDIKKAVHINTQFEVSKQFWAYLTKKGTFGSSKSFISPVPHLSFVQGDKGVSFLKKRFETLSQHHAFSDMHYTEDRNEMAEWMPLMMPGRPLDEKIAATRVMNGTDVNFGALTNQLLSHLTSAPDAQVKYSKRVTGLKRNGAGWTVSIKDVNSGNSRDVDAKFVFLGAGGAALPLLQASGIEESKGFGGFPVSGQWLRCDNPEVVKHHQAKVYSQAAVGSPPMSVPHLDTRVVDGKKSLLFGPYAGFTTKFLKHGSFLDLPLSVRAGNIGPMLAVARDNMDLTKYLVSEVMQSMEQRLESLRRFYPEAKAEDWRLEVAGQRVQIIKKDPKKGGVLQFGTELVAAKDGSLAALLGASPGASVTVSIMLELIERCFPAKAAGEWAAKLHEIFPAREKVLETDAELYRKINAQNNISLELVEQSNEAESFA; this is encoded by the coding sequence ATGGCGCATAACGAAGCAGTCGACGTAGTACTGGTAGGGGCCGGCATCATGAGTGCCACCCTGGCCGTATTGCTCAAAGAGCTCGACCCCGGCCTCAAGCTGGAAGTCGTTGAGCTGATGGATTCGGGTGCCGCGGAGAGTTCCAACCCGTGGAACAACGCCGGCACCGGCCACGCCGGGCTGTGTGAGCTGAACTACACGCCGCAGGCCGCCGATGGTTCCATCGACATCAAGAAAGCCGTGCACATCAACACCCAGTTCGAGGTGTCGAAGCAGTTCTGGGCGTACCTGACCAAAAAGGGCACCTTTGGCTCGTCCAAGTCCTTTATCAGCCCGGTGCCGCACCTGAGCTTCGTGCAAGGCGACAAAGGCGTATCTTTCCTCAAGAAGCGCTTTGAAACCCTCAGCCAGCACCATGCGTTCTCGGACATGCATTACACCGAAGACCGCAATGAGATGGCCGAGTGGATGCCGCTGATGATGCCGGGCCGCCCGCTCGACGAAAAAATCGCCGCCACCCGCGTGATGAACGGCACCGACGTCAACTTCGGCGCCCTGACCAACCAACTGCTGTCGCACCTGACCAGCGCACCGGACGCCCAGGTCAAGTACAGCAAACGCGTCACCGGCCTCAAGCGCAATGGCGCGGGCTGGACCGTGAGCATCAAGGACGTCAACAGCGGCAACAGCCGTGATGTGGACGCCAAGTTCGTGTTCCTCGGCGCCGGTGGCGCGGCCCTGCCGCTGCTGCAAGCCTCGGGCATTGAAGAAAGCAAAGGCTTCGGTGGTTTCCCGGTCAGTGGCCAGTGGCTGCGTTGCGACAACCCGGAAGTGGTCAAGCACCACCAGGCCAAGGTCTACAGCCAGGCCGCCGTGGGCTCGCCGCCGATGTCGGTGCCGCACCTGGATACCCGCGTGGTCGATGGCAAGAAATCCCTGTTGTTCGGGCCGTACGCCGGCTTTACCACCAAGTTCCTCAAGCACGGCTCGTTCCTCGACCTGCCGCTGTCGGTTCGCGCCGGCAATATCGGCCCGATGCTGGCGGTCGCTCGCGACAACATGGACCTGACCAAATACCTGGTCAGCGAAGTGATGCAGTCCATGGAGCAGCGCCTGGAATCCCTGCGCCGCTTCTACCCTGAAGCCAAAGCCGAAGACTGGCGCCTGGAAGTGGCCGGCCAACGGGTGCAGATCATCAAGAAAGATCCGAAAAAAGGCGGCGTGCTGCAATTTGGCACCGAGCTGGTTGCGGCCAAAGACGGCTCGCTGGCAGCCCTGCTGGGCGCGTCCCCAGGTGCTTCGGTGACGGTTTCGATCATGCTGGAACTGATCGAGCGCTGCTTCCCGGCCAAGGCTGCCGGAGAGTGGGCGGCCAAGCTGCATGAGATCTTCCCGGCGCGGGAAAAAGTGCTGGAGACGGATGCTGAGCTGTATCGCAAGATCAATGCGCAGAACAACATCAGCCTGGAGCTGGTTGAGCAAAGCAACGAGGCCGAAAGCTTCGCTTAA